A genome region from Lytechinus pictus isolate F3 Inbred chromosome 16, Lp3.0, whole genome shotgun sequence includes the following:
- the LOC135156980 gene encoding aspartate and glycine-rich protein-like: protein MKQTSSFQRWRRRYFKIKGRNLYYAKDSNSEIFEEVDLTDVSVAENSTKNVNNSFRVITPFRTLILCAYSRKEMEDWISALRSTTNRDFYEVRVVVMVVVVVVSAVAQVVRVFVGGGACGDGDDDHSDDDVDVDVDGDDDDDDDDDNDDDDDDDDDDDNDDDDDDDDGDDDDDDGGGGEGNGDDDGGGDDDGGGGDDDDDVGDDDDDDDDDDDDDDDDDDDDDDDDDDDDGGGGDDDGGGGDDDDDDGDDDDDDGGGGEGNGDDDGGGDDDGGGGDDDDDVGDDDDDDDDDDDDDDDDDDDDDDDDDDGGGGDDDGGGGDDDDDVGDDDDDDDDDDDDDDDDDDDDGGDDDDGGGGEGNGDDDGGGGDDDCDHDNDDNGSRFSHSSSVLFTSSIFFLWFERNLY, encoded by the exons TCTGAAATATTTGAAGAGGTTGATCTGACAGATGTAAGCGTTGCCGAGAACAGTACCAAAAATGTTAACAATAGTTTCAGG GTCATCACACCATTCCGCACTTTAATACTTTGTGCCTATAGCAGAAAGGAGATGGAGGATTGGATAAGCGCGCTCCGATCAACGACCAACAGGGATTTCTATGAAGTAagggtagtggtgatggtggtggttgtggtggtgtcTGCGGTGGCACAGGTAGTTAGGGTATTTGTGGGTGGAGGTGCTTgcggtgatggtgatgatgatcatagtgatgatgatgttgatgttgatgttgatggtgatgatgatgatgatgatgatgatgataatgatgatgatgatgatgatgatgatgatgatgataatgatgatgatgatgatgatgatgatggtgatgatgatgatgatgatggtggtggtggtgaaggtaatggtgatgatgatggtggtggtgatgatgatggtggtggtggtgatgatgatgatgatgttggtgatgatgatgatgatgatgatgatgatgatgatgatgatgatgatgatgatgatgatgatgatgatgatgatgatgatgatgatggtggtggtggtgatgatgatggtggtggtggtgatgatgatgatgatgatggtgatgatgatgatgatgatggtggtggtggtgaaggtaatggtgatgatgatggtggtggtgatgatgatggtggtggtggtgatgatgatgatgatgttggtgatgatgatgatgatgatgatgatgatgatgatgatgatgatgatgatgatgatgatgatgatgatgatgatgatgatggtggtggtggtgatgatgatggtggtggtggtgatgatgatgatgatgttggtgatgatgatgatgatgatgatgatgatgatgatgatgatgatgatgatgatgatgatgatggtggtgatgatgatgatggtggtggtggtgaaggtaatggtgatgatgatggtggtggtggtgatgatgattgtgatcatgataatgatgacaatggcAGTAGGTTTAGTCATTCCTCAAGTGTACTTTTCACTTCATCCATATTCTTCCTGTGGTttgaaagaaatttatattGA